In Phreatobacter aquaticus, a single genomic region encodes these proteins:
- a CDS encoding VOC family protein translates to MPRSIFVNLPVSDLARSTTFYEALGGTRNPQFSNEGGACIVFSDTVYAMLLTHARYGEFTTRPIADARATSAGLYALSCDSIAEVDAVVASGASGGGRADPNTKQDHGFMYGRSVEDPDGHVWEIFWMDPKVAAGGQG, encoded by the coding sequence GTGCCGCGATCCATCTTCGTCAACCTGCCGGTGTCCGACCTTGCCCGTTCGACAACGTTCTACGAGGCGCTGGGCGGCACGCGAAATCCACAATTCTCCAATGAAGGCGGCGCCTGCATCGTGTTTTCCGACACGGTCTACGCGATGCTGCTGACGCACGCACGCTACGGCGAGTTCACGACGCGGCCGATCGCCGATGCCCGCGCCACCAGCGCCGGTCTTTACGCGCTGTCGTGTGACAGTATCGCGGAGGTGGACGCGGTTGTCGCAAGCGGCGCGTCCGGCGGCGGACGAGCCGATCCCAATACGAAGCAGGACCACGGCTTCATGTATGGCCGCAGCGTCGAGGATCCGGACGGCCATGTCTGGGAAATCTTCTGGATGGATCCGAAGGTCGCCGCCGGCGGCCAGGGCTGA
- a CDS encoding acyl-CoA dehydrogenase family protein encodes MDFSMSERQRYWRDRVVAFMNQHVYPAVPTFDAQTEAFGADRWQIAPVLEDLKAKARKEGLWNLFMPPSEDHDTDEFHGAGLTNLEYAMCSEEMGKVGFGSEVFNCSAPDTGNMEVLHRYGTREHKERWLKPLLAGEIRSAFLMTEPAVASSDATNIETLIRRDGDDYVISGRKWWSSGVGDPRCKLAIVMGKTDTGAAKHMQQSQILMPLDAPGVKVVRMLPVFGFDDAPHGHAEVILDNVRVPASNLLLGEGRGFEIAQGRLGPGRIHHCMRTIGVAEMALEKMVKRLQSRVAFGKRVSEQSVWEQRIAEARIDIEMTRLLCLKAADMMDKVGNKVAKLEIAMIKVAAPRIALKVIDDAIQAHGGAGVTTDFGLAKAYAHIRTLRLADGPDEVHNRSIARMEMGKYTNRDAH; translated from the coding sequence GTGGATTTCTCAATGTCCGAGCGCCAGCGTTACTGGCGCGACCGTGTGGTCGCCTTCATGAACCAGCACGTCTATCCGGCCGTGCCGACCTTCGACGCGCAGACCGAAGCCTTCGGTGCGGATCGCTGGCAGATCGCCCCGGTTCTCGAGGACCTGAAGGCGAAGGCGCGCAAAGAGGGCCTGTGGAACCTGTTCATGCCGCCGTCCGAGGACCATGACACGGACGAGTTTCATGGCGCCGGCCTGACGAATCTCGAATATGCCATGTGCTCGGAAGAGATGGGCAAGGTCGGCTTCGGCTCGGAAGTCTTCAACTGCTCGGCCCCCGACACCGGCAATATGGAAGTGCTGCACCGCTACGGCACGCGGGAGCACAAGGAGCGCTGGCTGAAGCCGCTGCTCGCCGGCGAGATCCGCTCGGCCTTCCTGATGACCGAGCCGGCGGTGGCCTCCTCGGACGCCACCAATATCGAGACGCTGATCCGCCGCGACGGCGACGATTATGTCATCAGCGGCCGCAAGTGGTGGTCGTCGGGCGTCGGCGATCCCCGCTGCAAGCTCGCCATCGTGATGGGCAAGACCGACACGGGCGCTGCCAAGCACATGCAGCAGTCGCAGATCCTGATGCCGCTGGACGCGCCGGGCGTGAAGGTGGTGCGGATGCTACCCGTCTTCGGCTTCGATGACGCCCCCCACGGCCACGCCGAGGTGATCCTCGACAATGTCCGGGTGCCCGCCAGCAACCTGCTCTTGGGCGAAGGCCGCGGCTTCGAGATCGCGCAGGGCCGCCTCGGACCGGGCCGCATCCATCACTGCATGCGCACGATCGGCGTCGCCGAAATGGCGCTGGAGAAGATGGTGAAGCGCCTGCAGTCGCGCGTCGCCTTCGGCAAGCGCGTGTCGGAACAGTCGGTGTGGGAACAGCGGATCGCGGAAGCGCGCATCGACATCGAGATGACGCGCCTCCTGTGCCTCAAGGCAGCCGACATGATGGACAAGGTCGGCAACAAGGTCGCCAAGCTCGAGATCGCGATGATCAAGGTGGCGGCACCGCGCATCGCCCTCAAGGTGATCGACGATGCCATCCAGGCCCATGGCGGCGCCGGCGTGACCACCGATTTCGGTCTCGCCAAGGCCTATGCCCATATCCGCACGCTGCGGCTCGCCGACGGCCCGGACGAGGTGCACAACCGCTCCATCGCCCGCATGGAAATGGGCAAGTACACCAACCGCGACGCCCATTGA
- a CDS encoding SDR family NAD(P)-dependent oxidoreductase has translation MSLFDLTGKVAVITGSSRGIGRAIAERMAEHGAKVVISSRKAAPCQEVADAINARYGAGRAIVVPANISSKDDLQRLVDTTRAELGPIDILVCNAASNPYYGPMAGIADDQFRKILDNNIVSNHWLISMVAPEMTARKDGSIIIVSSIGGLRGSEVIGAYCISKAADMQLARNLAHEYGPHNIRVNCIAPGLIKTDFAKALWENPAALAERTRTTPLRRIGEPDEIAGAAVFLASKAGSFTTGQSIVIDGGVTI, from the coding sequence ATGTCCCTGTTCGATCTCACCGGCAAGGTCGCCGTCATCACCGGCTCGTCGCGCGGCATCGGCCGGGCGATCGCCGAGCGCATGGCCGAGCACGGCGCCAAGGTTGTGATCTCCTCGCGCAAGGCCGCGCCCTGCCAGGAGGTGGCGGACGCGATCAACGCGAGATACGGCGCCGGTCGCGCCATCGTGGTGCCGGCCAATATCTCGTCGAAGGACGACCTGCAGCGGCTGGTCGACACGACGCGGGCCGAACTCGGCCCGATCGACATTCTCGTCTGCAACGCGGCGTCCAACCCCTATTACGGGCCGATGGCCGGCATTGCCGATGACCAGTTCCGCAAGATCCTCGACAACAATATCGTGTCGAACCATTGGCTGATCTCGATGGTGGCGCCCGAGATGACCGCCCGCAAGGACGGCTCGATCATCATCGTCTCGTCGATCGGCGGCTTGCGCGGGTCGGAGGTGATCGGCGCCTATTGCATCTCGAAGGCCGCCGACATGCAGCTCGCGCGCAACCTTGCGCATGAATATGGCCCGCACAATATCCGGGTGAACTGCATCGCGCCGGGCCTGATAAAAACCGATTTCGCCAAGGCCCTCTGGGAGAACCCGGCAGCGCTGGCCGAGCGGACGAGGACGACGCCGCTCCGCCGCATCGGCGAGCCGGACGAGATCGCCGGCGCCGCAGTGTTCCTGGCCTCGAAGGCCGGCTCGTTCACCACGGGGCAGAGCATCGTCATCGATGGCGGCGTGACGATCTGA
- a CDS encoding flavin reductase family protein, giving the protein MRSIALDTLPPDRVYKILCSLVVPRPIAWVSTMSADGVTNAAPYSFFNVFSEAPPLVALGLQHKADFSPKDTTRNIHDTGEFVVNLVDEALGDKMNMTAADFPFGQSEFAAMGLTEAASTTVKPPRIAEAPAALECRREVSLAFGPQRELLVGRVTHVHVREDVMNERFDVDIEAYKPLGRMFGNLYTRQRDVVAIDRVSYAEWLKKRAAE; this is encoded by the coding sequence ATGCGCTCCATTGCCCTCGACACCCTGCCGCCCGACCGGGTCTACAAGATCCTCTGCTCGCTGGTGGTGCCGCGGCCGATCGCCTGGGTCTCGACGATGAGCGCGGATGGCGTGACCAATGCCGCTCCCTATTCGTTCTTCAACGTGTTCTCGGAGGCCCCGCCGCTGGTGGCGCTCGGCCTGCAGCACAAGGCCGATTTCAGCCCGAAGGACACCACGCGCAACATCCACGACACCGGCGAGTTCGTGGTCAACCTGGTGGATGAGGCGCTGGGCGACAAGATGAACATGACGGCTGCCGACTTCCCCTTCGGCCAGTCGGAATTTGCCGCCATGGGGCTGACCGAGGCCGCGTCGACCACGGTCAAGCCGCCGCGCATTGCCGAGGCCCCGGCGGCGCTCGAATGCCGGCGCGAGGTGTCGCTGGCCTTCGGGCCGCAGCGCGAGCTGCTGGTCGGCCGGGTGACCCATGTCCATGTCCGCGAGGACGTGATGAACGAGCGCTTCGATGTCGACATCGAGGCCTACAAGCCGCTCGGTCGCATGTTCGGCAATCTCTACACCCGCCAGCGCGATGTCGTGGCGATCGACCGGGTCAGCTATGCGGAATGGCTGAAGAAGCGGGCTGCGGAATAG
- a CDS encoding TadE/TadG family type IV pilus assembly protein — MLSVSDVLRRAARFFAARSGNVGVTFAIAALPLVAGTGAAVDYSRGAMTQAQLQAALDASLLAGLRATGTETTTAKTYLDAQAQVGVTSTFTLTGNTLAGTANATLSTYFMGVMGVKTMALKVTGSAVRTTSNSTTGALPCILALAPSTSQSLLINSGAKINATSCEVHVRSTASPAAIFNAGTTMNIKRFCILGTNIIKNTSDPMPIETGCAAATDPYAGKLPTPTVGACTNTKSVYDPPSGGAAHSMPGGSVWCDLTFNGTSKIVFGAGLHIIKGRMIINSNSVIEGTGVTFYFPDTNSEIRFNGGITSKLSAPTTGTYANILMFEPSTSSSTVQYVFNSSVSEEISGLIYLPRRDLTYNSTSTVNGSKIQIVSNTIIFNSLNWRLTPNTALSGTTSSTASIRLTQ; from the coding sequence ATGCTTTCGGTATCTGACGTGCTTCGCCGCGCCGCGCGCTTCTTCGCTGCCAGGAGCGGCAATGTCGGCGTCACCTTCGCCATCGCGGCACTGCCGCTGGTCGCCGGGACGGGCGCCGCTGTCGACTACTCGCGCGGGGCCATGACGCAGGCCCAGCTGCAGGCGGCCCTCGACGCCTCGCTGCTGGCTGGCTTGCGGGCGACCGGGACGGAAACCACAACCGCCAAGACCTATCTCGACGCCCAGGCGCAGGTGGGCGTGACCAGTACCTTCACGCTGACCGGCAACACGCTGGCGGGAACGGCCAATGCGACCCTGTCGACCTATTTCATGGGCGTCATGGGTGTGAAGACCATGGCACTGAAGGTGACCGGCAGCGCGGTGCGCACCACGTCCAACAGCACGACAGGCGCCCTGCCCTGCATCCTGGCGCTGGCGCCCTCGACCTCCCAGTCGCTGCTGATCAATTCCGGCGCCAAGATCAACGCAACGAGCTGCGAGGTTCACGTCCGCTCGACCGCCTCGCCCGCCGCCATCTTCAATGCCGGCACAACGATGAACATCAAGCGGTTCTGCATTCTCGGCACCAATATCATCAAGAACACATCGGACCCGATGCCGATCGAGACGGGCTGCGCGGCGGCGACCGACCCCTATGCCGGCAAGCTGCCGACCCCGACGGTGGGTGCCTGCACCAACACCAAGTCGGTCTACGATCCGCCGTCAGGCGGCGCCGCGCACTCGATGCCCGGCGGTTCGGTGTGGTGCGATCTCACCTTCAACGGCACGTCGAAGATCGTGTTCGGTGCCGGCCTGCACATCATCAAAGGCCGGATGATCATCAATTCCAACTCGGTCATCGAGGGCACCGGCGTCACCTTCTACTTCCCCGACACCAATTCCGAGATCCGCTTCAACGGCGGCATCACGTCCAAGCTCTCCGCCCCGACCACCGGCACCTATGCCAACATCCTGATGTTCGAGCCGAGCACCAGCTCCTCGACCGTGCAATATGTGTTCAACTCATCGGTGAGCGAGGAAATCTCCGGCCTGATCTACCTGCCGCGCCGCGATCTCACCTATAATTCAACCTCGACGGTCAACGGCTCGAAGATCCAGATCGTCTCCAACACGATCATCTTCAATTCCCTCAACTGGCGCCTCACCCCGAACACGGCCCTGTCGGGAACGACCAGCAGCACGGCTTCGATCCGGCTGACGCAATAG
- a CDS encoding alpha-hydroxy acid oxidase yields the protein MPVIADIEDLRLLAKRRVPRMFYDYADSGSWTEGTYRANSSDFQAIKLRQRVAVNIETRTLKTKMIGQDVAMPVALAPTGMTGMQHADGEILAARAAGKFGVPFCLSTMSICSIEDIAENTSNPFWFQLYVMRDREFGGRLIDRAKKAGCSALVLTLDLQVLGQRHKDLKNGLSAPPKPTIANIINLLTKPRWCLGMAGTKRRQFGNIVGHVDGVADMKSLSAWTADQFDPRLSWDDIAWIKDRWGGKLILKGIQDAEDAHMAVKSGADALIVSNHGGRQLDGAPSSITALPGIVSAVGSDIEVWMDGGIRSGQDVLKAVALGAKGTMIGRAFLYGLGAMGEAGVTKALEIIHKELDLTMAFCGKTDINQVDSSIILKS from the coding sequence GTGCCCGTGATCGCCGATATTGAGGACCTGCGCCTGCTCGCGAAGCGTCGGGTGCCGAGGATGTTCTACGACTATGCCGATTCCGGCTCCTGGACCGAAGGCACCTACCGGGCCAATTCCTCCGACTTCCAGGCGATCAAGCTGCGCCAGCGCGTGGCGGTCAATATCGAGACCCGCACGCTGAAGACCAAGATGATCGGCCAGGACGTTGCCATGCCGGTGGCGCTCGCGCCGACCGGCATGACCGGCATGCAGCATGCCGATGGCGAGATCCTGGCGGCCCGTGCCGCGGGCAAGTTCGGCGTGCCGTTCTGCCTCTCGACCATGAGCATCTGCTCGATCGAAGACATCGCCGAGAACACCTCGAACCCCTTCTGGTTCCAGCTCTACGTGATGCGCGACCGCGAGTTCGGCGGCCGCCTGATCGACCGCGCCAAGAAGGCGGGCTGCTCTGCCCTGGTCCTGACCCTCGACCTGCAGGTGCTGGGACAGCGCCACAAGGACCTGAAGAACGGCCTGTCGGCGCCGCCCAAGCCCACCATTGCCAACATCATCAACCTGCTCACCAAGCCGCGCTGGTGCCTGGGCATGGCCGGCACCAAGCGCCGGCAGTTCGGCAACATTGTCGGCCATGTCGATGGCGTCGCCGACATGAAGTCGCTCTCCGCCTGGACCGCCGACCAGTTCGACCCGCGCCTCTCGTGGGACGACATTGCCTGGATCAAGGACCGCTGGGGCGGCAAGCTGATCCTGAAGGGCATCCAGGACGCCGAGGACGCCCATATGGCGGTGAAGAGCGGCGCCGACGCGCTGATCGTCTCCAACCATGGCGGCCGCCAGCTTGACGGTGCCCCCTCGTCGATCACCGCCTTGCCGGGCATCGTCTCGGCGGTCGGCTCCGACATCGAGGTCTGGATGGACGGCGGCATCCGCTCCGGCCAGGACGTGCTGAAGGCCGTGGCGCTCGGTGCCAAGGGCACCATGATCGGCCGCGCCTTCCTCTATGGCCTCGGCGCCATGGGCGAGGCCGGCGTCACCAAGGCGCTCGAGATCATCCACAAGGAGCTCGATCTCACCATGGCCTTCTGTGGCAAGACGGACATCAACCAGGTCGATTCCAGCATCATCCTGAAAAGCTGA
- a CDS encoding SDR family NAD(P)-dependent oxidoreductase yields the protein MGRLQGKRAIITGAGSGIGRATARLFAAEGASVLVVDRNAEGVEATAAEINAKGGKAIAVAADAGSEADVTAFIDKAVKAFGGLDVLYANAGISGGWTPLLEQTAEMWQEILRINLIGPFLAIKHAAPIMTKQGSGSIICTASVAGLRANAGGSPYSASKAGVISLVQTSANAFYGTGVRVNAVCPGLIETGMTAPIFEGARARGNEGKIGQLNPLKRGGQPEEIAAVVAFLASDEASYVNGQAVPVDGGLSSTLPFAQQRF from the coding sequence ATGGGCAGGCTCCAAGGCAAGCGGGCGATCATCACGGGTGCGGGCAGCGGCATCGGCCGCGCGACGGCCCGGCTGTTCGCGGCTGAAGGCGCGTCCGTCCTTGTCGTCGATCGCAATGCCGAGGGCGTCGAGGCGACCGCAGCCGAGATCAATGCCAAGGGTGGCAAGGCCATTGCGGTCGCGGCGGATGCCGGCAGCGAAGCCGATGTCACCGCCTTCATCGACAAGGCGGTCAAAGCCTTCGGTGGCCTCGACGTGCTCTACGCCAATGCCGGCATATCCGGCGGCTGGACGCCGCTGCTCGAACAGACTGCCGAGATGTGGCAGGAGATCCTGCGCATCAACCTGATCGGGCCGTTCCTGGCGATCAAACATGCCGCCCCCATCATGACGAAACAGGGCTCCGGCTCGATCATCTGCACGGCTTCGGTTGCGGGTCTGCGCGCCAATGCCGGCGGCTCGCCCTACAGCGCCTCCAAGGCCGGCGTCATCAGCCTGGTCCAGACCTCGGCGAATGCCTTCTACGGCACCGGCGTGCGGGTCAATGCGGTCTGCCCCGGTCTGATCGAGACCGGCATGACTGCCCCGATCTTCGAGGGCGCGCGTGCCCGCGGCAATGAGGGCAAGATCGGCCAGCTCAATCCGCTGAAGCGCGGCGGTCAGCCCGAGGAGATCGCGGCCGTCGTCGCTTTCCTCGCTAGCGACGAGGCAAGCTATGTCAACGGCCAGGCCGTGCCGGTCGATGGTGGCCTCTCCTCCACCTTGCCCTTTGCCCAGCAGCGCTTCTGA
- a CDS encoding winged helix-turn-helix transcriptional regulator — protein MTPTGRSGCPINLTLEMLGDRWSLIVIRDMMFGNRRHFRELQTQSEEGIASNILADRLKRLTENGLITRSPDPDHKQKGIYSLTEPAIELVPLLVQMGAWGRRHTPVSEELSIRAELLEAGGPALWEAFMAELRSLHLGAPAPARSVFAELQAAYQAVLARKARG, from the coding sequence ATGACACCCACCGGACGATCGGGCTGCCCGATCAACCTCACGCTCGAAATGCTCGGCGACCGCTGGAGCCTGATCGTCATCCGCGACATGATGTTCGGCAATCGGCGGCATTTCCGCGAGCTGCAGACCCAGTCCGAGGAGGGCATCGCCTCCAACATTCTGGCCGATCGCCTGAAGCGGCTGACGGAAAACGGGCTGATCACCCGCAGCCCCGACCCCGACCACAAGCAGAAGGGCATCTACAGCCTGACCGAGCCGGCGATCGAGCTCGTGCCCCTGCTCGTCCAGATGGGGGCCTGGGGCCGCCGGCACACACCGGTATCAGAGGAATTGTCGATCAGGGCTGAACTTCTGGAGGCCGGCGGGCCCGCTCTCTGGGAAGCTTTCATGGCCGAGTTGCGCAGCCTGCACCTGGGAGCACCGGCACCGGCCAGGTCGGTCTTCGCGGAGCTGCAGGCGGCCTATCAGGCGGTTCTGGCCAGGAAGGCGCGGGGGTAG
- a CDS encoding Flp family type IVb pilin codes for MTFGKALAATARRFIKDSSGATAIEYSIIAAGIAAVIIVAVNTVGSNSLNTFNLTNNNMK; via the coding sequence ATGACCTTCGGCAAAGCACTTGCCGCGACAGCGCGTCGCTTCATCAAGGACTCATCGGGCGCGACCGCGATCGAATACAGCATCATTGCAGCCGGCATCGCCGCCGTTATCATTGTTGCGGTAAACACGGTCGGCTCAAACTCGCTGAACACGTTCAATCTCACCAACAACAACATGAAATAA
- a CDS encoding glutathione S-transferase family protein, which translates to MTELFAHPFSAYCQKVLVALYENDTPFTYRMLGPDDPGATETLHRLWPFKRFPLLVDDGKAIPEASIIIEHLDVTRPGGTRFLPDDPGEAQEVRLLDRVFDNDVMTQMQKPVFDALRPEADRDPFGVVQALAHLDIAYRWLDTRLEGRTWAAGERFSLADCAAAPSLFYADWVHPIDPGFSNLRAYRARLLARPSFARAVDEARPFRSYFPLGAPDRD; encoded by the coding sequence ATGACCGAACTCTTCGCTCATCCCTTTTCGGCCTATTGCCAGAAGGTGCTCGTCGCCCTCTACGAGAACGACACGCCCTTCACCTACCGCATGCTCGGACCTGACGACCCGGGCGCGACCGAGACCCTGCATCGGCTCTGGCCGTTCAAGCGCTTTCCGCTGCTGGTCGATGACGGGAAGGCGATCCCGGAGGCGAGCATCATCATCGAGCACCTCGATGTCACCCGGCCGGGGGGAACGCGTTTCCTGCCGGACGATCCTGGCGAGGCGCAGGAGGTGCGGCTGCTCGATCGTGTCTTCGACAATGATGTGATGACGCAGATGCAGAAACCGGTGTTCGATGCGCTGCGTCCCGAGGCCGACCGCGATCCCTTCGGCGTGGTCCAGGCCCTGGCACATCTCGACATCGCCTATCGATGGCTGGATACCCGGCTGGAGGGGCGGACTTGGGCTGCCGGCGAGCGGTTCAGCCTGGCCGATTGCGCGGCGGCGCCCTCGCTGTTCTATGCCGACTGGGTCCACCCGATCGACCCGGGCTTCAGCAACCTGCGCGCCTACCGCGCGCGTCTGCTGGCAAGACCGTCCTTTGCCCGAGCGGTCGACGAGGCGCGGCCATTCCGCAGCTACTTCCCGCTGGGGGCGCCGGACCGGGATTAG
- a CDS encoding 3-hydroxyacyl-CoA dehydrogenase NAD-binding domain-containing protein, with amino-acid sequence MNEVVDLALEGAVAVITVNSPPVNALSANVRTGIDEAVKAAGADPAVKAIVLHCAGRTFIAGADITEFGKPWKGVPLNDVNATIEGSAKPVVAAIHGTALGGGLEVALSCHYRVAVPSAKLGLPEVKLGLVPGAGGTQRLPRIVGVEKALETIAFGDPMSAKVALDSGLVDQMIEGDLRAGAIAFANGLITAKAPLNKVRDRTDKLAVDASVFAAFRKANARKFRGFEAPEACIQCVEAAVNKPFDEGMKFERETILRLMPGVQSRAQRHVFFAERQAAKIPDVPETTPTRTIGRVGIIGAGTMGGGISMNFASAGIPVTIVEMKQDALDRGLGVIRKNYENTAKRGRLTMADVEARMARYTPSLDLSALADCDLIIEAVFENMEIKKEVFGKLDAIAKPGAILASNTSYLDVNEIAASTKRPQDVIGMHFFSPANVMRLLEVVRGAKTAPDVIATAMKLGKQIGKVAVLVGVCHGFVGNRMLAQRQREANKLILEGAMPWDVDRVLYDFGLPMGPFAMSDLAGLDIGWSRETSKSSTPRELLCELDRRGQKTGAGFYDYDEKRNASPSPVTEKIILDLAAAKGVNRRQISDEEILQRCIYPMINEGAKILEEGIAIRASDIDTVWVNGYGWPVYTGGPMFYADTIGLGTVLDVMKRFEGQHGADFKPSALLEKLVAEGKGFKDL; translated from the coding sequence ATCAACGAAGTCGTCGATCTCGCACTTGAGGGTGCCGTCGCTGTCATCACCGTCAATTCGCCGCCAGTGAACGCCCTCTCGGCCAATGTCCGCACCGGCATCGACGAGGCCGTGAAGGCCGCAGGCGCCGATCCGGCGGTCAAGGCGATCGTGCTGCACTGCGCGGGCCGCACCTTCATCGCGGGCGCTGACATCACTGAGTTCGGCAAGCCCTGGAAGGGCGTGCCGCTGAACGACGTGAACGCGACGATCGAGGGCTCGGCCAAGCCCGTCGTCGCCGCCATCCACGGCACGGCGCTGGGCGGCGGGCTCGAGGTGGCGCTGTCCTGCCATTACCGGGTCGCCGTCCCGTCAGCCAAGCTCGGCTTGCCCGAGGTGAAGCTCGGCCTGGTGCCGGGAGCGGGCGGCACGCAGCGCCTGCCGCGCATTGTCGGCGTCGAGAAGGCGCTGGAGACCATTGCCTTCGGCGATCCCATGTCGGCCAAGGTCGCGCTCGATAGCGGCCTGGTCGACCAGATGATCGAGGGTGATCTCAGGGCCGGGGCCATCGCCTTCGCCAATGGCCTGATCACTGCCAAGGCGCCGTTGAACAAGGTCCGCGACCGTACCGACAAGCTGGCCGTCGATGCGAGTGTCTTCGCCGCCTTCCGCAAGGCCAATGCCCGCAAGTTCCGCGGCTTCGAGGCGCCGGAAGCCTGTATCCAATGCGTCGAGGCCGCCGTGAACAAGCCCTTCGACGAGGGCATGAAGTTCGAGCGCGAGACCATTCTGCGGCTGATGCCGGGCGTCCAGTCGCGCGCGCAGCGCCACGTGTTCTTCGCCGAGCGGCAGGCGGCCAAGATCCCCGACGTGCCGGAGACCACGCCGACGCGGACGATCGGACGGGTCGGCATCATCGGCGCCGGCACGATGGGCGGCGGCATCTCGATGAACTTCGCCAGCGCCGGAATTCCCGTGACCATCGTCGAGATGAAGCAGGACGCGCTCGACCGCGGCCTCGGCGTCATCCGCAAGAACTACGAGAACACCGCCAAGCGCGGCCGCCTGACCATGGCCGATGTCGAGGCGCGCATGGCGCGCTACACGCCCTCGCTCGATCTCTCCGCGCTGGCCGATTGCGACCTGATCATCGAGGCCGTGTTCGAGAACATGGAGATCAAGAAGGAGGTCTTCGGCAAGCTCGACGCCATTGCCAAGCCGGGCGCGATCCTCGCCTCCAACACGTCCTATCTCGACGTCAACGAGATCGCCGCATCGACCAAGCGGCCTCAGGACGTCATTGGCATGCACTTCTTCTCGCCCGCCAATGTCATGCGGCTGCTGGAGGTGGTGCGCGGCGCGAAGACCGCTCCCGATGTGATCGCGACCGCCATGAAGCTCGGCAAGCAGATCGGCAAGGTCGCGGTCCTCGTCGGTGTCTGCCATGGCTTCGTCGGCAATCGCATGCTGGCCCAGCGCCAGCGCGAGGCGAACAAGCTGATCCTCGAGGGCGCCATGCCCTGGGATGTCGACCGTGTGCTCTACGACTTCGGTCTGCCCATGGGCCCCTTCGCCATGAGCGATCTCGCCGGCCTCGACATCGGCTGGTCGCGCGAGACTTCCAAGAGCTCAACGCCGCGCGAGCTGCTCTGCGAACTGGACCGCCGCGGCCAGAAGACCGGCGCGGGGTTCTACGACTATGACGAGAAGCGCAATGCCAGCCCGTCCCCGGTGACCGAGAAGATCATCCTCGATCTCGCCGCCGCCAAGGGCGTCAACCGCCGCCAGATCTCCGACGAGGAGATCCTGCAGCGCTGCATCTATCCGATGATCAACGAGGGCGCAAAGATCCTGGAGGAGGGCATCGCCATCCGCGCCTCCGACATCGATACGGTCTGGGTCAACGGCTATGGCTGGCCCGTCTATACCGGCGGACCGATGTTCTACGCCGACACGATCGGGCTCGGCACGGTGCTCGACGTCATGAAGCGCTTCGAGGGCCAGCATGGCGCGGACTTCAAGCCGTCGGCGCTGCTAGAGAAGCTGGTCGCCGAGGGAAAGGGCTTCAAGGACCTCTGA